The following proteins are co-located in the Paralichthys olivaceus isolate ysfri-2021 chromosome 2, ASM2471397v2, whole genome shotgun sequence genome:
- the perm1b gene encoding uro-adherence factor A: MTMDDLDHSMHIAQFDWTSFYDDSEECGLLQPSLACPDNSSLSEEEDSENSGPGLRAVQQEIQQSPDVTRAEREAAGEEGLNESEQVASETRVDSERCLEILSTKEVHAKTAEDITEETNNNIALHTETSSFHCSGDWKELKKEDDDLQTEFKNSRHEPDPLFLKQVDQNVNDPHSTAVSDMSSSVTSRAEKERWFVTMNYNPARRRGRSTSVKKKRRQRKACKNNHPCSNRQEKSLENGPEFELNKDKNESAGGTDNKMTHESISDMHVSEKLVISHSPEESDKNNQEVGTSASSSHDTFTPRHPSSVESEESEEFDDGVEFFSVHSYDSESYLSAAESVEESQQLRPVDLMQLQSSVSLTLQIERENDDITQDRQMQSSLSCNVAAANCESYECNDVEDALTFPSDGQRTDKMPDDDSTCDVSTDSTALHTLSDTTGVHNDKINLSACGGSSGDQHGLLPIPDLTVTPCSLADSPESYAVAAGHIKPVYAMSAFWDEMEKLTINDILQLRMGKSSPPTDTQETLTANVNESLTSHSSLGDSGLMELSDTADSDYFTQPDESKPDRSSCEFSTSDFEEEYWQFIGASRNPSPDTQSKTHDRTSESPLLSHEEEESMSSEGKETPVPLEDFVEQLFEDQESSTLSKLSWPRQITKSKSVHNVQALNKEDLTVPFGDDESSLFLSGCQSLEVSGDLGTLLPTPFLDTDHQISFPEMFEYFFTEDEVKNDSWSVTVYNPSGISLSPLFDYTLCSLRDDLSLSSLQCSEDKPIPIFSCCSPTVRELTFPKSDHVVLSADCRAEEEVGNFSPIRVMSHSFIRANHCGTSAKAAARSHSWRSLLSMRKIRFHDKGSMWCGGSGAWMFPLGPEKIEGNDPPVTVLTEGKVSLTPSQRFREQTELQSFLGSLQTTRREGIFSTLKQSDMCLVCIAFASWVLTSSDPEAADAWKAALLANVSALSAIQYLRRYVKKMRPQDNP, translated from the exons ATGACAATGGATGATTTGGATCACAGCATGCACATCGCCCAGTTCGACTGGACCAGCTTCTATGATGACAGCGAAGAGTGCGGCCTGCTGCAGCCTTCGCTCGCCTGCCCCGATAACTCCAGCCTCAGTGAGGAAGAGGATTCGGAAAACTCTGGTCCAGGCCTCAGGGCAGTTCAGCAGGAAATACAGCAGAGCCCTGATGTGAccagagctgagagagaggctgcaggagaagagggaCTGAATGAGAGCGAACAAGTGGCGAGTGAGACACGGGTGGACTCTGAAAGATGCCTTGAAATCCTCAGCACGAAAGAGGTGCATGCAAAGACTGCAGAGGACATCACGGAGgagacaaataacaacattgCTCTGCACACTGAAACATCAAGTTTTCATTGTTCAGGAGATTGGAAGGAGCTGAAAAAAGAGGATGACGATCTGCAAACAGAATTTAAGAATTCCAGACATGAACCTGATCCACTGTTTCTCAAGCAAGTGGATCAAAATGTGAATGATCCACATAGTACAGCTGTGAGTGACATGAGCAGTAGCGTCACCTCAAGAGCAGAGAAGGAGCGCTGGTTTGTGACAATGAATTACAATCCTGCACGACGACGAGGGCGTTCCAcctctgtgaaaaaaaaacgaCGACAAAGAAAGGCCTGTAAAAACAATCACCCGTGCAGCAACAGGCAGGAGAAATCTCTTGAAAATGGACCAGAGTTTGAGttaaacaaagataaaaatgAATCTGCAGGAGGGACGGACAACAAAATGACACATGAGAGCATTTCAGATATGCATGTGTCAGAAAAACTGGTTATCTCTCATTCCCCCGAGGAATCTGACAAAAACAACCAGGAGGTAGGCACCTCAGCCTCCTCGTCACatgacacattcacacccaGACACCCTTCATCAGTGGAGAGTGAAGAGTCAGAAGAGTTTGACGATGGTGTTGAGTTCTTTTCTGTCCACAGTTATGACTCTGAAAGCTATTTGTCTGCTGCTGAATCAGTGGAGGAATCTCAGCAGCTTCGGCCTGTGGATTTAATGCAGCTGCAgagctctgtgtctctgacGCTGCAgattgagagagaaaatgatgacATTACACAGGACAGACAAATGCAGAGCTCGCTCTCCTGCAATGTAGCAGCTGCCAACTGTGAAAGTTATGAATGCAATGACGTTGAGGATGCACTGACTTTTCCATCTGATGGCCAAAGAACCGACAAAATGCCAGACGACGACTCCACATGTGATGTTAGCACAGACAGCACGGCGCTCCACACGCTCTCGGACACAACAGGAGTCCACAATGACAAAATTAATCTTTCAGCATGTGGTGGCTCTTCAGGAGATCAGCACGGTCTCCTCCCTATCCCTGATCTAACTGTAACACCTTGCTCTCTGGCAGACAGCCCTGAATCCTACGCTGTGGCTGCAGGCCACATTAAACCTGTGTACGCCATGTCTGCCTTCTGGgatgaaatggaaaaactgaCGATAAATGACATTTTGCAGCTCAGGATGGGGAAAAGCTCGCCTCCCACTGACACACAAGAAACACTGACAGCAAATGTTAATGAGTCTCTAACAAGTCACAGCTCTCTGGGTGACAGTGGACTCATGGAGCTGTCGGACACGGCTGATTCAGATTATTTCACACAGCCTGACGAGTCCAAGCCAGATCGCTCCAGCTGCGAGTTCTCCACCTCAGACTTTGAAGAGGAGTACTGGCAATTTATTGGTGCCAGTAGGAACCCCAGTCCTGATACTCAGAGTAAAACCCACGACAGGACGAGTGAATCTCCTCTGTTAtcacatgaggaggaggagtccaTGAGCTCCGAGGGAAAGGAGACACCCGTCCCTTTGGAGGACTTTGTGGAACAGTTATTTGAGGATCAGGAGTCAAGTACTTTGAGCAAACTCTCCTGGCCGAGACAGataacaaaaagtaaaagtgtgCACAACGTACAAGCTCTCAACAAAGAGGATTTGACtgttccctttggggatgatgAGAGCAGTCTGTTTCTCAGCGGGTGTCAGTCTCTGGAGGTCAGTGGTGACCTGGGAACACTACTGCCAACACCTTTTCTCGACACAGATCATCAAATATCCTTCCCAGAAATGTTTGAATACTTTTTCACAGAGGATGAAGTAAAGAATGACTCCTGGTCCGTCACTGTGTACAATCCTTCGGGCATCTCACTGTCTCCTCTGTTTGACTACACTCTTTGCTCATTGAGGGAcgatctgtctctctcttccctccagtGCAGCGAGGACAAACCCATCCCTATCTTCTCCTGTTGTTCTCCAACCGTCAGAGAACTCACATTCCCAAAATCGGACCATGTTGTCTTGAGTGCAGACTgcagggcagaggaggaggtgggcaACTTCTCTCCAATCAGAGTCATGTCTCACTCTTTCATCCGGGCCAATCACTGTGGGACATCTGCAAAAGCCGCAGCTCGGTCTCACAGCTGGAGGAGTTTGCTGTCAATGAGAAAGATTCGGTTCCATGACAAAGGTAGCATGTGGTGCGGGGGTTCTGGCGCCTGGATGTTTCCATTGGGGCCTGAGAAGATAGAGGGCAATGATCCACCAGTCACTGTGCTCACTGAGGGAAAAGTCTCCCTGACTCCTTCTCAGAGGTTCAGAGAgcaaacagagctgcagagctttCTGGGAAGTCTACAGACAACAA GACGAGAGGGCATTTTCTCCACACTGAAGCAGTCTGATATGTGTTTGGTCTGCATTGCCTTTGCCTCCTGGGTGCTGACATCTTCTGATCCAGAGGCTGCTGATGCCTGGAAAGCAG CTCTGCTGGCGAACGTTAGTGCGCTCTCGGCCATCCAGTACCTGCGGCGGTATGTGAAGAAGATGAGACCTCAAGACAATCCCTGA